In Macrotis lagotis isolate mMagLag1 chromosome 8, bilby.v1.9.chrom.fasta, whole genome shotgun sequence, a single genomic region encodes these proteins:
- the LOC141494770 gene encoding olfactory receptor 13C9-like, with the protein MEKINETTVTEFFLKGLSGYPRLETIFFVLILVMYIVIFLGNGILIVISILDPHLHTPMYFFLSNLSFLDICYTSTSIPPTLVSFLSQRKTISFVGCAIQMFLGLAMGTTECVLLAMMAFDRYVAICNPLRYPIIMSKIVYVQMAAGSWVAGDVNSLVQTIFVVQLPFCRNNVINHFSCEILAVMKLACADISGNEFIMLVATTVFTLTPLLLIVVSYTLIISSILKIHSAEGRSKAFSTCSAHLTVVIIFYGTILFMYMKPKSKAPLNSDDLQATDKLISLFYGVMTPMMNPLIYSLRNKDVKEAVKHLLGRKTLSK; encoded by the coding sequence atggaaaagataaatgaaaccacTGTGACAGAATTCTTCCTAAAGGGACTTTCTGGCTATCCCAGACTTGAGACAATTTTCTTTGTGCTGATTCTGGTAatgtatatagttatttttctAGGCAATGGCATCCTTATCGTAATCAGCATTCTGGACCCCCACCTCCACACTCCCATGTACTTCTTCCTCAGTAACCTCTCTTTCTTGGACATCTGTTATACATCCACCTCTATTCCTCCTACACTGGTGAGCTTCTTATCTCaaagaaaaactatttcttttgttGGATGTGCAATTCAGATGTTTCTTGGGTTGGCCATGGGAACTACAGAGTGTGTGCTCCTGGCCATGATGGCCTTTGATCGCTATGTGGCCATCTGCAACCCCTTGAGATACCCCATCATCATGAGCAAGATTGTGTATGTGCAGATGGCTGCCGGTTCCTGGGTAGCAGGGGATGTCAACTCATTGGTGCAAACAATTTTTGTGGTACAGTTACCTTTTTGCAGGAATAATGTCATCAATCATTTCAGCTGTGAAATCCTGGCAGTCATGAAATTGGCCTGTGCTGACATCTCTGGTAATGAATTTATCATGTTAGTAGCCACTACAGTATTCACATTAACTCCATTGCTACTGAttgttgtctcttatactttaatcaTCTCTAGCATCTTGAAGATTCATTCAGCTGAAGGAAGAAGTAAAGCCTTTTCTACCTGCTCAGCCCATCTGACTGTTGTAATTATATTCTATGGGACTATCTTGTTCATGTACATGAAACCCAAATCCAAAGCACCACTCAATTCAGATGATTTGCAAGCTACAGACAAACTCATTTCCCTGTTCTATGGAGTAATGACCCCCATGATGAATCCTTTAATCTATAGTCTCAGGAACAAGGATGTGAAAGAGGCAGTTAAACATCTGTTAGGAAGGAAGACCTTAAGCAAATAA
- the LOC141494769 gene encoding olfactory receptor 13C4-like, whose product MERQNKTSVTMFFLHGLAGYPIFYFVFFLLCLIMYIVILVGNSFLITISILDSRLHTPMYFFLSNLSFLDICYTSASIPLLLVNFLSEEKSISFFGCGLQMFFSFAMGATECVLLSVMAFDRYVAICKPLRYPIIMNKSLSVKLVTSCWMAGGLASMIHTTLTMRLSFCGNVIDYLTCEILAVLKLACEDISFNVIIMSISNIFTIVIPVVFILISYFFILFTILRINSVEGRKKAFSTCSSHLTVVIMFYGTILFMYMKPKSKDSHATDELIALFYAVVIPMLNPIIYSLRNKDVKAANEFLLNEKEIH is encoded by the coding sequence ATGGAAAGACAAAATAAGACCTCTGTGACTATGTTCTTTCTTCATGGCCTTGCTGGCTAccccatattttattttgttttctttctgttatgCCTTATCATGTACATTGTAATCCTGGTGGGCAACAGTTTTCTTATTACAATCAGCATTCTGGACTCTCGCCTCCACactcccatgtattttttcctcaGCAATCTCTCTTTTCTGGACATCTGCTACACATCTGCTTCAATTCCTTTGTTACTTGTGAACTTCCTCTCTGAGgaaaaatctatttccttttttggatgTGGACTacaaatgttcttttcctttgccATGGGGGCCACAGAGTGTGTGCTCTTATCTGTAATGGCATTTGACCGGTATGTGGCCATTTGCAAACCTCTGAGATATCCAATCATCATGAATAAGAGCCTTTCTGTGAAGTTAGTGACCAGTTGCTGGATGGCAGGTGGGTTGGCTTCAATGATACACACTACTCTAACTATGCGGTTGTCTTTTTGTGGGAATGTCATTGATTATCTCACATGTGAGATCCTGGCTGTGTTGAAATTAGCCTGTGAAGATATATCCTTCAATGTGATAATAATGTCAATATCAAATATCTTTACAATAGTGATTCCAGTTGTATTCATACTTATCtcttactttttcattctttttaccaTCCTGAGAATCAATTCTgttgagggaaggaaaaaagcgTTTTCTACCTGTTCCTCTCATCTTACTGTAGTGATCATGTTTTATGGGACCATCCTCTTCATGTATATGAAACCGAAGTCCAAAGACTCTCATGCAACAGATGAACTGATTGCTCTCTTCTATGCTGTTGTCATTCCCATGCTCAATCCCATCATCTACAGTCTGAGGAATAAGGATGTGAAAGCAGCT